The Acidobacteriota bacterium genome includes the window AAGCTCGAAGGGGCGCGTCGTGCCGCGCCCCTCGGAAATGTTCGTGGCCTCGAACAGCACCGTGCCCGGATACACGACGGCGGAGTCGAGCGTCGGGATGTTGGGAGACGGCATCACCCAGGGCACGCCCGTGTCGTCGAAGTACATCTCGCGCCGCCAGCCGTCCATCGGCACCACGTCCAGCGCCGCGCCGATTCCAAACGCCTCGTTGAACAGCTTCGCCAGCTCGCCGATGGTCATGCCGTGCCGCATCGGGATCGGGAACTGGCCGACGAACGACGTGTAGGCCGGATCGAGCACGGCCCCTTCGATGCCGACGCCGCCGATGGGATTCGGCCGGTCGCAGACGATGACCGGCACGCCGTGCCGCGCGCCGGCACGCAGGCAGTTGGCCATCGTGTACACGAAGGTGTAGATGCGCGTGCCGACGTCCTGCAGATCGACGATGAGCGCGTCGAGCCCCGCGAGCATCTCGGCCGTGGGCTCGCGGGTTTCGCTGTAGAGCGAGTACACGGCCACGCGACGGCGGGCGTCCTTCGCGTGCGGCGACTCAATCATGTTGTCCTGGAGGTCGGATCGAAAGCCGTGCTGGGGCCCGAACAGCGCGCCGATCGTCACAGGCGAGCTCCCGGCGAGCCGATCGGCGGCGTGCACCAGGTGGGCATCGATCGATGCCGGGTTGCACACGAGTCCCACGCGCGCGCCGGCGAGCCGCGTGCCGCGATCAATCTCATCAAGCAATCGGTCGAGTCCGGAACGCACCTGCATGGGGATAGAATAGCGGACCTCTGGCCGTGGTCATCGCCGTCATCAACACAAAAGGGGGCGTGGGGAAGACCACGACCGCGATCCACCTGTCCGTCCTGCTCGCCGGGCGGGGCCCGACGCTGCTCATCGACGCGGACAGCCAGGCGGGGGCGTCGCTCGGAGTCGGCATCCCGCGCGCGCGCCTCGCACCCTCGCTGGCCCACCCGTTCCTCTACGGATTGCCGCTGGAGCGCGCGATTCGCCGGGGAGTCCGGCCGGGCATCGACGTCATCACCGCGTCGGCCGACCTGGCCAACACCGATGTCGCCTTGTCGGATGCCCCAGATCGGGAGCTGTGCCTGCGCAGGACCATCGAGCCGCTGCTGCAGCGCTACCGCACCATCCTGATCGACTGCGCGCCCGGCCTGTCGCTGCTGCACATCAACGTGCTCGCCGCGGCCCAGTGGTATCTCGTGCCGGTGACGCCGCAGTACCTCTCCCTCGAGGGGGCCGCCAGCATCGTCGATGCGGGCGATCGTGTGCGCCGGCGGTTCAACGATCGGCTGCGGCTCCTCGGCATGGTGGTGACGATGGTCGATCGCGGGTCGAAGAGCGGGCGGCAGAACATCCGCATGCTGCGCGGCCATTATCGTGACGCGGTGGTTCGCCCCGAGATTCCCTTCAGCCATGCGCTTGCCGAAGCGCCGTCGTTCGGCCAGACCATCTTCGAGTACGAGCCCGCCGGGGCCGCGGCCCGCGCGTACCGCCGGCTCGGCGTGGACATCCTGCAGCGGCTCGCCCGCCGCGGGCG containing:
- a CDS encoding ParA family protein; amino-acid sequence: MVIAVINTKGGVGKTTTAIHLSVLLAGRGPTLLIDADSQAGASLGVGIPRARLAPSLAHPFLYGLPLERAIRRGVRPGIDVITASADLANTDVALSDAPDRELCLRRTIEPLLQRYRTILIDCAPGLSLLHINVLAAAQWYLVPVTPQYLSLEGAASIVDAGDRVRRRFNDRLRLLGMVVTMVDRGSKSGRQNIRMLRGHYRDAVVRPEIPFSHALAEAPSFGQTIFEYEPAGAAARAYRRLGVDILQRLARRGRAH
- a CDS encoding DUF1343 domain-containing protein, with the translated sequence MQVRSGLDRLLDEIDRGTRLAGARVGLVCNPASIDAHLVHAADRLAGSSPVTIGALFGPQHGFRSDLQDNMIESPHAKDARRRVAVYSLYSETREPTAEMLAGLDALIVDLQDVGTRIYTFVYTMANCLRAGARHGVPVIVCDRPNPIGGVGIEGAVLDPAYTSFVGQFPIPMRHGMTIGELAKLFNEAFGIGAALDVVPMDGWRREMYFDDTGVPWVMPSPNIPTLDSAVVYPGTVLFEATNISEGRGTTRPFELVGAPWIDGERLADAMNARGLPGVRFRGVFFEPAFQKHAKQTCGGCQLHVLDRRALEPVRTGVALIEEFRRQAPDRFAWKEPPYEYEYEKMPIDIMWGSDRLRKAIEAGEGADAIAASWRDEAAAFGNLRRPYLMYPPA